DNA sequence from the Perca flavescens isolate YP-PL-M2 chromosome 3, PFLA_1.0, whole genome shotgun sequence genome:
TACATATAttcctttcctttttcagaATAGAAACAAAACCTTTTGTAACATGATCCTCGTCTTCGTCCGTGAAGAATAAGTGAAACCCTAACCTTTATTGTGCCCACATACAAAGAATCGTACATGGCTGGTATTCTTTGGCGGGGCTTCCAGTGGCTTGGCTTTCACGCTGCCCATTCTTATTCTTCTTCAGATGAAAATAACCACCTGATCAGCTCCTAATATTCTCTCAGAGACGCTCGGAGAAAGGAGACGATGGCTTCCAGGGGGATGCAGATGGCGGGATTCGCCATGGCCCTTTTGGGCTTGACAGGGGTGCTCGTTGCCTGTTTCACACACATGTGGCGGGTCACTGCCTTCATTGGCAGCAACATAGTGACAGCCCAGGTCACATGGGAGGGCATCTGGATGACCTGTGTGGTCGAAAGTACAGGCCAGATGCAGTGTGATGATTACGATTCCATGCTGGATCTGAGCGCTGACGTGCGGGCGGCACAGGCTCTGATGGTGGTTTCCATAGTGACAGGCAGTGCAGGGATCCTCATCGCTTTAGCTGGTGGAAAGTGCACCAACTTTATTCCAGGGGAGAGTGCAAAGGCGAGGGTTTCAGTGACAGCGGGTGTGTTCCTGATCATCAGTGGAATCCTCTGCTTTATCCCCATTTCATGGACTGCCAGCTTGATCATAATGGACTTCTACAACCCTTTGCTAATGGACGCCCAGAAAAGAGAGCTCGGGGCCTCTCTTTACATCGGGTGGGTGGCCGGGGGACTGCTGGTCTTTGGAGGAGCGCTTCTGTGTTCCACCTGTCCCAGCGAAGAGGATCAGACCCCCCCCATGAACTTCCTACTAAACAAACACGGAAGAAATAGCAGAGAGGATTCGGTCCGATCTTTTACACCAAGCAAGACGTACATTTGAGATTTCTAAAGGACGCACACAGACAACCCACAATGAAGGGAATATGCACTTAGTCCTCATAAGAGAATCACACGTTGGATGAGTGAAGATGCTCTCTGTCGGAGATTGCTTTGAATAATTATGTTACTCTTTGGAAATGAAAACTTACCATGTGGCAGTTTAAATGATAGCAACTctgtgttttacacatttgGGAAAGTGTTTGATTTCAGTTGAAAAATAATTCTTGTAACTGCGCTGTGTGCACCTTATtccatatattatatacttgTGATTCTATTTGTTCACAATAAATGACCCTCTGCTCTAAGTGTTGTTTCTCTCATGCTTCTTgtcatatacatttaaaaaatttcTGAGTTTCTATCGATTTCagaatacttttgctggtttataaatcacaaaagggtttagggccaaaatacatttctgatctgttattcgactatgaaccacccagacctctcaggtggtctgggacaggtccgCTTGCTGTCCCCAGaatcagaactaaacagggggaagcagcgttcagtttttatgctccacatatctgggaCAAACTCCCAGAACACTGCAGGTCTAcagcaactctgttcttttaaatcaaggctgaatacctttctttttgatgttgcctttcttgaaataattgttaatttcttataATGCACTGAAAATTGTATTctcatattttatgtttttaatcttttaatcgtttttaactgctctttgaTGTTTCATGCAAAGCAATTTGAATtaccctgttgctgaaatgtgttaaacaaataaaactgccttgccttgcctgtGGTAATTAAAACCAAACACTGAGAGAACCTGTTTGTCAGGTACTCAGCAAAGATCACTaaccagaaaacaaacatgaTGACTCAGGGACTGTTTAGTAGAGCAACACCTGCTTTCAAAAGTTTCATCCATCAGAATCAAGGATTGctgcataaataataaaaaaaaaaaaaaaaaaaaaagcaaatcttTGGGTTTAAAAGGATTTGTAAAGATGGTTTttgttgttcatgttgtttgttCACAAAACTCCCACCAACCTGATAGGAGTGTTGCTTTCTCATGTTATCAGGCTGCAGATCAGATCAGAGGGTCACATGTCTCAGGGTGTGTCCGAAATGCCACATTTTTCCACTAAGTATAGTAATTCTGCTCTCTCAGTAGGTTACTTTAACATTGTTCTCCACAGTGACTTTCTGTATTTTGAGCATAACTAGGCAATAAAGATAAATGGTGATGAAAATCAATAAGGTCTACACTGATTCTTCAAACCAGTAACTTCAAGGGAAGTGACATATCTTGCATGACAAGACCTCTCATGTGTTAATATTACATTGATATTTGCAGTAGTTTGGTTCAGTCTAGCTTGGATTTGGAGGTCAGACATTAATCCCAGCCATTATGGTGTTGGTGAAATACCTTACATGTACTTTTTCCCACTTGAATAACTCACTGCTATTACATAAAACATATGATATAAAGATTAGACCCTAATAAGAAATTTATAAGATTCATTAttcaaaagaaaattgaaacGTACAATACCTGCACAAATTAAGCTTATAAAGCTGTTAGTAAAAGATGCTGTTCCTGTTGTGAGACGTTAATGTTCCTTCACAACAttttgacaaaataacatatatattttttgaaatCTAAAGAATAGTAAATCTAAAATAAACCCTGTGATAATACCCTTGCAAATGAAAAAGGGAACACCAAACAAAAGTTGATTGGACACTGTCTCTTCAAAAACACCGGATTCTAACCATAAAAAGACAACTATTTGTAAGTGATGGTGTAAAGATGACACTAAACTTCAATGGcatgttgtcattttttttactcttcttCAAATTACAAACattgaatgttgggatacatcTTTTCAAATAAAACCCAGATTCTTCACCTGAGTTTGTCACTTCCAGTCATCAGCAATAAATGAGCTGATTCCTTGCCATGGTGTTGGTCTTTTGTGACATACTGCGACCTGGTGGCCATTTTCCTCCATTGCGAGAAAATCCCCCTACATTTATATCGAATGACATCAGAGACTGGAACAACTTTAGCTTTACAGGAAGACCATCTCTGCGGTTGCTGCTATCACATCTGATCAGTGAACACAGTTTATCTGCACAATGACACTTTTTATCCTGTGTCTTATCTGtctgtatcttttttttatatcttataTTTCTTTAGTTTACATAATTCCTTGTTAGGTCgaaatgaaaagtcataaatgaACATTGTGTTGACCTGAAACAGAAGAACACATTTCAATTGTATGTCAGTGACTGTGACAAAGCAAAATACTTTGATACTGCCATCTTAACTGATcccttaaaggacaaatccggtgcaaaatgaacctagtaacctaataacacatgtgtaccgagttcACCGTTCTCTGGAAtttcttttcatgcta
Encoded proteins:
- the LOC114550046 gene encoding claudin-4-like yields the protein MASRGMQMAGFAMALLGLTGVLVACFTHMWRVTAFIGSNIVTAQVTWEGIWMTCVVESTGQMQCDDYDSMLDLSADVRAAQALMVVSIVTGSAGILIALAGGKCTNFIPGESAKARVSVTAGVFLIISGILCFIPISWTASLIIMDFYNPLLMDAQKRELGASLYIGWVAGGLLVFGGALLCSTCPSEEDQTPPMNFLLNKHGRNSREDSVRSFTPSKTYI